One stretch of Pyxidicoccus trucidator DNA includes these proteins:
- a CDS encoding class I SAM-dependent methyltransferase — translation MSPQEYATAFRVLAATARHPENIGQVFEERILPRLPKQPALLDVGAGSGKVAERLAPHFDLLTLLEPNREQIAGFSHGKAKVLIEPFERFHAPEQYELVLCSHVLYHVPLSDWGGFIDRLLTFVRPGGYCLIVMAAARGPTYQLCRDFTETQLFSEQLIATVQQKRLPHEVIPTMSGFFTKTFEEMYTLCRFFVLEGCYTAAQLAAMSEDEVRELDEKLRAHTERSRGADGMYRLEQDEDLLIIPKP, via the coding sequence ATGTCACCACAGGAGTACGCCACGGCGTTCCGCGTGCTCGCGGCCACCGCCCGGCACCCCGAGAACATCGGACAGGTCTTCGAGGAGCGAATCCTTCCCCGGCTGCCGAAGCAGCCTGCGCTGCTGGACGTGGGCGCGGGGTCGGGCAAGGTGGCCGAGCGGCTTGCTCCGCACTTCGACCTGCTCACCTTGCTCGAACCCAATCGAGAACAGATTGCCGGGTTCAGCCACGGTAAGGCGAAGGTCCTCATTGAGCCCTTCGAGCGCTTCCACGCGCCGGAGCAGTACGAGCTCGTCCTGTGCTCGCACGTCCTGTACCACGTGCCCCTCTCCGACTGGGGAGGGTTCATCGACAGACTGCTCACGTTCGTGCGCCCGGGGGGCTACTGCCTGATCGTCATGGCCGCCGCACGAGGGCCGACCTACCAGCTGTGTCGCGACTTCACGGAGACCCAACTCTTCAGCGAGCAATTGATTGCCACGGTGCAGCAGAAGCGGCTGCCGCACGAGGTGATTCCGACGATGAGCGGGTTCTTCACGAAGACCTTCGAGGAGATGTACACGCTCTGCCGCTTCTTCGTGCTCGAAGGCTGTTACACGGCAGCGCAGCTCGCGGCCATGAGTGAGGACGAGGTGCGCGAGCTTGATGAAAAGCTTCGCGCGCACACCGAGCGCAGCCGGGGCGCTGACGGGATGTATCGCCTGGAGCAGGATGAGGACCTGCTCATCATCCCCAAGCCATAG
- a CDS encoding DUF6152 family protein: MRTSTWAGALAALCLSGGALAHHGWSSYDSSRTLTLTGVIRASGYENPHGFVDLDAKEGQWHVVLAPPSRMESRGLPKAALKEGAKVTVEGYPHRTTQDELRAERITVEGKTVELR; the protein is encoded by the coding sequence ATGAGAACCTCGACCTGGGCCGGCGCGCTCGCGGCGCTGTGCCTGTCCGGTGGCGCGCTGGCGCACCATGGCTGGAGCAGCTACGACAGCTCACGCACCCTGACGCTCACGGGCGTCATCCGCGCATCGGGCTACGAGAACCCGCATGGCTTCGTGGACCTGGATGCAAAGGAGGGCCAGTGGCACGTCGTCCTCGCGCCGCCCTCGCGGATGGAGAGCCGCGGGCTGCCAAAGGCCGCGCTGAAGGAGGGAGCGAAGGTCACCGTGGAGGGCTACCCCCACCGCACCACCCAGGATGAGCTGCGCGCGGAGCGCATCACCGTGGAGGGCAAGACGGTGGAGCTGCGCTGA
- a CDS encoding DUF6644 family protein, whose translation MSTPGDPGWLGWLETTWLAEALRREPLLYPLLEVVHILGFVVLVGSAAMFDLRLLGLSRRLSVVELARHLLPWARRGLAVAAPSGVLLFLTQATQLGRSPVFGLKLTLLALAGLNAALFHRRVFRSARDWDTEVTAPRSARVAAILSLLLWTGVITCGRLLAYL comes from the coding sequence ATGTCGACTCCGGGCGACCCCGGGTGGCTCGGCTGGCTGGAGACGACGTGGCTCGCGGAGGCACTGCGCCGCGAACCCCTGCTCTATCCGCTGCTGGAGGTGGTCCACATCCTCGGCTTCGTCGTCCTGGTGGGCTCGGCGGCGATGTTCGACCTGCGCCTGCTGGGCCTCTCCCGCCGGCTGTCCGTGGTGGAGCTCGCGCGGCACCTCCTGCCCTGGGCCCGGCGTGGCCTCGCGGTGGCGGCACCGTCAGGCGTGCTGCTCTTCCTGACGCAGGCGACGCAGCTTGGAAGGAGCCCCGTTTTCGGCCTCAAGCTCACGCTGCTCGCGCTCGCCGGGCTCAACGCCGCGCTGTTCCACCGGAGGGTCTTCCGCTCGGCGCGGGACTGGGACACGGAGGTGACAGCACCTCGCTCCGCGAGGGTGGCCGCCATTCTGTCCCTCCTCTTGTGGACGGGCGTCATCACCTGCGGCCGCCTGCTGGCCTATCTCTGA
- a CDS encoding right-handed parallel beta-helix repeat-containing protein, with product MVVLAWTASTDAVGVTGYRVERCTGEGCTDFAVVGTQTGLAHQDPDLAARTPYRYRVSSFDAAGNVSEPSAAAQATTLDAVVPDGGTSNDGNATVAGAVSLPYPTLHHLTVEWAFSGDANANGLVTVRYRPSGTTPWRESLPLRRVPGDSNEDFSWASRHSGSVFDLQPGTTYELELTLTDLDGGTATRTVSATTRAVPAAMAGAPIKAVTPATFATVAASAQPGDILQLGAGTYSGFDWSRSGAAGRPIVLRGTAGTVVNGQLNIFNQSYVHLEGLTVNGRIRFNGSNHLAITRCTLNASSSFGGDGIVTYLRAENAYIADNVVTGLTAWAESSLGVNGNNQGEGIAVTGPGHVILHNRVTGFRDGISLLEDDEAKDQFSIDILNNDLRENADDGIEADFCFHNCRILRNRLTNNFIALSSQPGLGGPTWFVRNVVYNPVHLAFKLYRGSAGDVLLHNTVVKNGDALGIYAGRPVLRLYSRNNLFLGGPGGSFNGYSSGSGRALHLPDLVTAGSSLDYDGFGSTTGELTGSWGSTRFTNLGSLRSVTSEKNAVQVDLGVFAATIAYPAAPMTTYAAPDLRLRAGSTAENAGQALPGITDGFSGAAPDLGAYEVGAALPVYGPRP from the coding sequence ATGGTCGTCCTGGCCTGGACGGCGAGCACCGACGCCGTCGGCGTGACGGGCTACCGCGTCGAGCGGTGCACGGGCGAGGGCTGCACCGACTTCGCGGTGGTGGGGACCCAGACGGGGCTCGCCCACCAGGACCCGGACCTCGCCGCCAGGACGCCCTACCGCTACCGGGTTTCCTCCTTCGACGCCGCGGGGAACGTCAGCGAGCCTTCCGCCGCCGCGCAGGCGACCACCCTGGATGCCGTCGTCCCAGACGGCGGTACCAGCAATGACGGCAATGCCACCGTGGCAGGCGCGGTCAGCCTTCCATACCCGACGCTGCATCACCTGACAGTCGAGTGGGCGTTCAGCGGAGACGCCAACGCCAATGGCCTCGTGACGGTGCGCTACCGTCCCTCGGGCACCACGCCCTGGCGCGAGTCGCTGCCGCTGCGCCGCGTGCCCGGCGACAGCAACGAGGATTTCAGCTGGGCCAGTCGCCACTCGGGCAGCGTGTTCGACCTGCAGCCGGGGACGACCTACGAGCTGGAGCTGACGCTCACCGACCTCGACGGTGGCACGGCCACGCGCACGGTGAGCGCCACCACCCGCGCGGTGCCGGCTGCCATGGCGGGCGCCCCCATCAAGGCGGTGACGCCCGCCACGTTCGCCACCGTCGCCGCGAGCGCCCAGCCGGGTGACATCCTGCAGCTCGGCGCGGGGACCTACAGCGGCTTCGACTGGTCCCGGAGCGGTGCTGCCGGAAGGCCCATCGTCCTCCGGGGAACCGCGGGCACCGTCGTCAACGGGCAGCTCAACATCTTCAACCAGAGCTACGTGCACCTCGAGGGGCTCACGGTCAACGGGCGCATCCGCTTCAATGGCTCGAACCACCTCGCCATCACCCGCTGCACGCTCAACGCCAGCAGCAGCTTCGGGGGCGACGGCATCGTCACGTACCTCCGGGCTGAGAATGCCTATATCGCCGACAACGTGGTGACGGGCCTCACCGCGTGGGCCGAGTCGTCGCTGGGCGTCAACGGCAACAACCAGGGTGAGGGAATCGCGGTCACCGGCCCGGGGCACGTCATCCTGCACAACCGGGTCACCGGCTTCCGCGATGGCATCTCCCTGCTGGAAGACGACGAGGCGAAGGACCAGTTCAGCATCGACATCCTGAACAATGACCTCCGTGAGAATGCAGACGACGGCATCGAGGCGGACTTCTGCTTCCACAACTGCCGCATCCTGCGCAATCGCCTGACCAACAACTTCATCGCGCTGTCATCGCAGCCAGGGCTCGGCGGACCCACCTGGTTCGTGCGCAACGTCGTCTACAACCCGGTCCACCTGGCCTTCAAGCTCTACCGCGGCAGTGCCGGTGACGTGCTCCTTCACAACACGGTGGTGAAGAACGGCGATGCCCTGGGAATCTATGCGGGCCGGCCGGTGCTGCGCCTCTACTCGCGCAACAACCTGTTCCTTGGCGGGCCGGGCGGCAGCTTCAATGGCTACAGCAGCGGCTCCGGGCGCGCGCTGCACCTCCCCGACCTGGTGACCGCCGGCTCCAGCCTCGATTACGATGGCTTTGGTTCCACCACGGGCGAGCTCACTGGCAGTTGGGGCAGTACCCGCTTCACCAACCTCGGTTCGCTGCGCAGTGTCACCAGCGAGAAGAACGCCGTGCAGGTGGACCTCGGCGTCTTCGCGGCGACCATCGCGTACCCGGCCGCGCCGATGACGACGTATGCGGCGCCCGACTTGCGCCTCCGCGCGGGCTCGACCGCGGAGAACGCGGGCCAGGCGCTTCCTGGCATCACGGATGGCTTCAGCGGCGCCGCGCCGGACCTGGGTGCATATGAAGTGGGCGCGGCACTGCCGGTGTACGGCCCACGCCCCTGA